The following coding sequences lie in one Lolium perenne isolate Kyuss_39 chromosome 2, Kyuss_2.0, whole genome shotgun sequence genomic window:
- the LOC139835778 gene encoding protein ALP1-like translates to MVHKRAVRHDVFPPVSYGPMLQRDQERLANLNYIYNCNDVEAIQMLRMRRAIFYALVRTFLSRGLLVDSIHTSVEEQVAMFIIVVGHNQRFRVIHSIFRRSTETISRYFQQVVYAVGKLRGEMIKLASTNTPPKIKNNYRWFPDCFGAIDGTHVTAKVPRSMYAAFRGRKYYTSQNVLAVVDFDMRFTYVLAAWEGSAHA, encoded by the exons ATGGTGCACAAGAGAGCAGTTAGGCATGATGTTTTTCCTCCTGTCAGTTACGGTCCTATGTTACAACGAGATCAGGAGAGGCTGGCCAACCTAAACTACATCTACAACTGCAACGATGTCGAGGCTATCCAGATGCTTCGGATGAGAAGAGCCATTTTCTATGCACTTGTCAGAACGTTCTTGTCTAGAGGACTTCTGGTTGATAGCATCCACACCTCTGTCGAAGAACAagtcgccatgtttattattgtcGTGGGTCATAACCAGAGGTTCAGAGTCATCCATAGCATATTCAGGCGATCCACGGAGACTATCTCTCGGTACTTCCAGCAGGTGGTGTACGCAGTTGGGAAGCTCAGAGGTGAAATGATCAAGCTAGCATCAACGAACACACCACCAAAGATCAAGAACAACTACAGGTGGTTCCC AGATTGCTTTGGAGCTATTGATGGTACTCATGTGACTGCAAAGGTACCGAGATCAATGTATGCAGCATTCCGCGGGAGGAAGTACTACACCAGCCAGAACGTGCTAGCAGTTGTGGATTTCGATATGAGGTTCACATATGTGCTTGCTGCGTGGGAGGGTTCAGCTCATGCATGA